The Cellulomonas wangleii genome includes a region encoding these proteins:
- a CDS encoding phage holin family protein, which yields MARLALRTLILLGSAAIGLLVAAAVVPDMTLRASGFVVAVVVFALAQSLLTPLVTRLSTRYAPAFLGGAGLVSTFLALVLASVLTDGLRIVGAGAWALATLVVWAATALAAVALPLVLPRGRGAGGRRSATTPAGTEAEPR from the coding sequence ATGGCCCGGCTCGCCCTGCGCACGCTGATCCTCCTCGGCTCGGCCGCGATCGGCCTGCTGGTCGCCGCGGCCGTGGTCCCCGACATGACGCTGCGGGCCTCCGGGTTCGTCGTCGCGGTGGTGGTGTTCGCGCTCGCGCAGTCGCTGCTCACCCCGCTGGTGACGCGCCTGAGCACGCGGTACGCCCCCGCGTTCCTCGGCGGTGCGGGACTGGTCTCGACGTTCCTCGCCCTCGTGCTCGCCTCGGTCCTCACGGACGGTCTGCGGATCGTCGGGGCAGGGGCCTGGGCTCTCGCGACGCTGGTGGTGTGGGCCGCCACCGCCCTGGCGGCGGTGGCCCTGCCGCTGGTGCTCCCCCGGGGTCGCGGCGCCGGCGGCAGGCGGTCGGCGACGACGCCCGCGGGCACCGAGGCCGAGCCCCGCTGA
- a CDS encoding sugar ABC transporter permease, with protein MATTDVTLPTRTPSSAAQPRMRPARWLRELGWRHVVGVLFVLYAMFPIVYVISASLSEGGTLTGSNELFSSVSTANYEALGGTLFWTWLANSLQIAIATGVGTVLMGAAAAYAFSRFRFTGRRAGLTALLIVQMFPQMLAFVAIFLLLIALGNVVPVLGLNSKLALIAVYLGGALGVNTFLMYGFFNTVPRELDEAAKIDGATHAQTYWTIILRLVTPILAVVALLSFISTFGEFIIARLVLQSEANWTVAVGLYGWVSALLEANWGLFAAGAVISALPVLVLFLFLQKYIVGGLTAGAVKG; from the coding sequence ATGGCCACCACCGACGTCACGCTCCCGACCCGCACCCCCTCGAGCGCGGCGCAGCCGCGCATGCGTCCCGCCCGCTGGCTCCGTGAGCTGGGGTGGCGGCACGTCGTCGGCGTGCTCTTCGTCCTCTACGCGATGTTCCCGATCGTCTACGTGATCTCGGCGTCGCTCTCCGAGGGCGGGACGCTGACCGGCTCCAACGAGCTGTTCTCGTCCGTCAGCACCGCGAACTACGAGGCGCTCGGCGGGACGCTGTTCTGGACCTGGCTCGCCAACTCGTTGCAGATCGCGATCGCGACCGGGGTCGGCACGGTGCTCATGGGAGCGGCGGCCGCCTACGCGTTCTCGCGCTTCCGGTTCACCGGGCGGCGTGCCGGCCTGACGGCCCTGCTGATCGTCCAGATGTTCCCGCAGATGCTCGCGTTCGTCGCGATCTTCCTGCTGCTGATCGCGCTGGGCAACGTCGTGCCGGTGCTCGGCCTCAACAGCAAGCTCGCCCTGATCGCGGTGTACCTGGGTGGCGCGCTCGGCGTGAACACCTTCCTCATGTACGGGTTCTTCAACACCGTCCCGCGCGAGCTCGACGAGGCGGCGAAGATCGACGGCGCGACGCACGCCCAGACGTACTGGACGATCATCCTGCGGCTGGTCACGCCGATCCTGGCCGTCGTCGCGCTGCTGTCCTTCATCAGCACCTTCGGCGAGTTCATCATCGCCCGGCTCGTGCTGCAGTCGGAGGCGAACTGGACGGTCGCCGTGGGGCTGTACGGCTGGGTGTCCGCGCTGCTCGAGGCCAACTGGGGTCTGTTCGCCGCCGGTGCCGTCATCTCGGCGCTGCCCGTGCTCGTCCTGTTCCTCTTCCTGCAGAAGTACATCGTGGGCGGGCTGACGGCGGGCGCCGTCAAGGGCTGA
- a CDS encoding phosphatase PAP2 family protein: protein MNAFWHRYETDSTRPDGREVRRDLARRVLVPAAVLWCVVVGLGLLVTGPLGGLPAEAGVNTWFVEQRTPALDAVTTVLSAIGQTEFLIGACLLAIALTWWRTRQWWYAVVPGLAVAVQAVIFLTSALVVGRERPEVEQLDHAPPTSSFPSGHTGAATAFYLTLAFQAQRVRHPVARWALTLLCVLVPVAVGVARAYRGMHSLSDVLVGALNGATCAVIAWNYLRRTPVTGADEATVREHAPARLP from the coding sequence GTGAACGCCTTCTGGCACCGCTACGAGACGGACAGCACGCGACCCGACGGCCGTGAGGTGCGGCGCGACCTCGCCCGGCGCGTGCTGGTGCCCGCAGCCGTGCTGTGGTGCGTCGTCGTGGGCCTCGGTCTGCTCGTCACAGGTCCGCTGGGCGGGCTGCCGGCGGAGGCGGGCGTCAACACGTGGTTCGTGGAGCAGCGCACCCCCGCGCTGGACGCGGTCACCACGGTGCTGTCGGCGATCGGGCAGACGGAGTTCCTCATCGGCGCGTGCCTCCTGGCGATCGCGCTGACGTGGTGGCGGACGCGGCAGTGGTGGTACGCGGTCGTGCCCGGCCTGGCCGTGGCCGTGCAGGCGGTGATCTTCCTCACGTCGGCCCTGGTCGTCGGGCGGGAGCGGCCCGAGGTCGAGCAGCTGGACCACGCACCGCCGACCTCGAGCTTCCCCAGCGGGCACACCGGCGCCGCGACGGCCTTCTACCTGACGCTGGCCTTCCAGGCACAGCGCGTGCGCCACCCCGTCGCCCGCTGGGCGCTGACGCTGCTGTGCGTGCTCGTGCCGGTGGCGGTCGGGGTGGCGCGGGCCTACCGCGGCATGCACTCGCTCAGCGACGTCCTGGTGGGCGCGCTCAACGGCGCCACCTGCGCCGTCATCGCGTGGAACTACCTGCGTCGCACCCCGGTGACGGGCGCGGACGAGGCAACGGTGCGGGAGCACGCTCCCGCACGACTACCGTGA
- a CDS encoding phosphatase PAP2 family protein: MPTAPTRRRDLVRAAVLGTVVVLPVVALAVAVRGESGTVVRVDHAVVRAATDLTRASDGLRTVLVVWQELFAARWLNLLLVPAVCVWAWRRHGLRERVWWAAATVAVGWLLQLVAKGIVQRTRPVIEDAVAHAPGSSFPSGHAANTTLVAVTLTLLLWPVLGRRGRVVVPLTGGVLVVLTAADRVLLGVHHPSDVVAGVLLGLAVAGASYVGWRRGPTPHGTGTGTEDEATHDAARDIPHPAPGSS; encoded by the coding sequence ATGCCGACCGCCCCGACCCGTCGCCGGGACCTGGTGCGCGCCGCGGTGCTCGGCACGGTGGTGGTGCTGCCCGTCGTGGCCCTCGCCGTCGCCGTGCGTGGGGAGTCGGGCACGGTCGTGCGCGTCGACCACGCCGTGGTGCGGGCGGCGACCGACCTGACCCGCGCGTCGGACGGTCTGCGCACCGTGCTCGTCGTCTGGCAGGAGCTGTTCGCCGCGCGGTGGCTGAACCTGCTGCTCGTGCCGGCCGTGTGCGTGTGGGCGTGGCGTCGGCACGGGCTGCGCGAGCGCGTGTGGTGGGCGGCGGCGACCGTGGCCGTGGGCTGGCTCCTGCAGCTCGTGGCCAAGGGGATCGTGCAGCGCACGCGGCCCGTCATCGAGGACGCGGTCGCCCACGCCCCCGGCTCCAGCTTCCCCTCGGGTCACGCGGCGAACACGACCCTCGTGGCCGTCACGCTGACCCTGCTGCTGTGGCCCGTCCTGGGGCGCCGGGGCCGCGTCGTGGTGCCGCTGACCGGCGGCGTGCTCGTGGTGCTGACGGCCGCGGACCGCGTGCTCCTCGGCGTGCACCACCCGTCGGACGTGGTCGCAGGAGTCCTGCTGGGCCTCGCCGTGGCGGGCGCGTCGTACGTGGGGTGGCGCCGTGGCCCGACCCCGCACGGCACCGGCACCGGCACGGAGGACGAGGCCACGCACGACGCCGCTCGCGACATCCCGCACCCCGCTCCCGGCTCCTCGTGA
- a CDS encoding transglutaminase-like domain-containing protein — translation MLRSVAAHLSLDVHAPLELLLAVAVAEGPHDRTESLMARSDDDPLEVQEIKTAHGGRVHRVLAPAGRVVVDYQATVTGQASTPPVEDVDLVEYRRPSRYADSDRLLAFARDQFRGLAGTDLLDAVVTWVSRHVTYLSGSSLPTDGATDTLLKRRGVCRDFAHLVVALLRACDVPTRLASVYAPGLKPMDFHAVAEAYVDGAWYVVDATGLAPRESLLRIATGRDATDTAFLSYYGGSLRLRALTVTAVTDTRVVDDGTGLVALR, via the coding sequence GTGCTGCGCTCCGTGGCCGCCCACCTCTCGCTCGACGTCCACGCGCCGCTCGAGCTGCTCCTGGCCGTGGCCGTGGCCGAGGGCCCGCACGACCGCACCGAGTCGCTGATGGCACGGTCGGACGACGACCCGCTCGAGGTGCAGGAGATCAAGACCGCGCACGGCGGCCGGGTGCACCGCGTCCTGGCGCCCGCCGGCCGCGTGGTCGTGGACTACCAGGCCACCGTCACGGGGCAGGCGTCGACGCCGCCGGTCGAGGACGTCGACCTGGTCGAGTACCGCAGGCCCAGCCGCTACGCCGACTCCGACCGGCTGCTGGCGTTCGCGCGCGACCAGTTCCGCGGGCTGGCCGGCACCGACCTGCTGGACGCCGTCGTGACGTGGGTGAGCCGGCACGTCACGTACCTGTCGGGCTCCAGCCTGCCGACCGACGGCGCGACGGACACCCTCCTCAAGCGCCGCGGCGTCTGCCGCGACTTCGCGCACCTCGTCGTCGCGCTGCTGCGCGCGTGCGACGTGCCCACGCGGCTCGCGTCGGTGTACGCGCCCGGCCTCAAGCCGATGGACTTCCACGCGGTCGCCGAGGCGTACGTCGACGGCGCGTGGTACGTCGTGGACGCGACAGGGCTGGCGCCGCGGGAGTCCCTGCTGCGCATCGCGACCGGCCGCGACGCCACCGACACGGCGTTCCTGTCGTACTACGGCGGCAGCCTGCGCCTGCGCGCCCTGACGGTCACCGCGGTCACGGACACGCGCGTCGTCGACGACGGCACGGGGCTCGTCGCGCTGCGCTGA
- a CDS encoding deoxyguanosinetriphosphate triphosphohydrolase, with the protein MTALDHLAPDVDGYADADRERWVHEGVKSRERTPFERDRARLVHSSALRRLGAKTQVLGPSSDDFVRTRLTHTLEVAQVGREIGKALGCDPDVVDSACLAHDLGHPPFGHNGERALAELARGIGGFEGNAQTLRLLTRLDPKVVAPDGRSVGLNLTRASLDASVKYPWRYGQGPISPASGRPTHKFGVYEDDLPAFEWLRADAPAGRKCLEAQVMDLADDISYSVHDVEDAVVGGRLDLGVLTRPDERARVVEAVDTWYGAQVTGAELEAAMDRLVAARLWEAGFDGSRRALAVLKDATSQLIGRFAKAAQQATRARYGDGPLTRYAAELVVPHDTLAEILVLKGLAVAYVMAPRELEPLYQRQREILTDLVHVLTDRGPDALEPPFAADWRAADDDAGRLRVVVDQVASLTDVSAVGLHARLVHPPRH; encoded by the coding sequence GTGACAGCACTCGACCACCTCGCCCCCGACGTCGACGGGTACGCCGACGCCGACCGGGAGCGGTGGGTGCACGAGGGGGTCAAGTCGCGCGAGCGCACGCCGTTCGAGCGCGACCGGGCCCGGCTCGTGCACTCCTCGGCGCTGCGGCGGCTCGGCGCCAAGACCCAGGTGCTGGGCCCGTCCTCGGACGACTTCGTGCGCACGCGCCTGACGCACACGCTCGAGGTGGCGCAGGTCGGGCGCGAGATCGGCAAGGCGCTGGGGTGCGACCCCGACGTCGTCGACAGCGCGTGCCTCGCGCACGACCTGGGTCACCCGCCCTTCGGGCACAACGGCGAGCGGGCGCTGGCCGAGCTGGCGCGCGGCATCGGCGGCTTCGAGGGCAACGCCCAGACGCTGCGGCTGCTCACGCGGCTGGACCCCAAGGTGGTCGCGCCCGACGGCCGGTCCGTCGGGCTGAACCTCACGCGCGCCAGCCTCGACGCGTCGGTCAAGTACCCGTGGCGCTACGGTCAGGGGCCGATCAGCCCCGCCAGCGGTCGCCCGACCCACAAGTTCGGGGTCTACGAGGACGACCTGCCCGCGTTCGAGTGGCTGCGCGCCGACGCGCCCGCGGGCCGCAAGTGCCTCGAGGCCCAGGTCATGGACCTGGCCGACGACATCTCGTACTCCGTGCACGACGTCGAGGACGCGGTCGTCGGCGGCCGGCTCGACCTGGGCGTGCTGACGCGCCCCGACGAGCGGGCGCGCGTCGTGGAGGCCGTGGACACCTGGTACGGGGCGCAGGTCACCGGCGCGGAGCTCGAGGCCGCCATGGACCGCCTCGTCGCCGCGCGGCTGTGGGAGGCGGGGTTCGACGGGTCGCGGCGTGCGCTGGCCGTGCTCAAGGACGCGACGAGCCAGCTCATCGGCCGGTTCGCCAAGGCGGCCCAGCAGGCGACGCGGGCCCGCTACGGCGACGGTCCGCTCACCCGTTACGCCGCCGAGCTCGTCGTGCCGCACGACACGCTCGCGGAGATCCTCGTGCTCAAGGGCCTGGCCGTCGCGTACGTCATGGCGCCCCGGGAGCTCGAGCCGCTGTACCAGCGCCAGCGCGAGATCCTCACCGACCTCGTGCACGTGCTCACCGACCGCGGGCCGGACGCCCTGGAGCCGCCGTTCGCCGCGGACTGGCGCGCGGCCGACGACGACGCCGGTCGCCTGCGCGTCGTCGTCGACCAGGTCGCCTCCCTGACGGACGTGTCGGCGGTCGGGCTGCACGCCCGGCTGGTGCACCCGCCGCGGCACTGA
- a CDS encoding metallophosphoesterase family protein: protein MSTDAVRVCAVADTHVPVRARDLSVEVWQAVAAADLVVHAGDWVSIDLLDRFEDRAARLLACHGNNDPPALVARVPEVARAEVAGVRLGVVHETGAAAGRERRCDDRFDDLDLLVFGHSHVPWDSVTPRGLRLLNPGSPTDRRRMPRCTYLTFTLRAGRVADVVLHELPLRLPARPRPGSTKASDPR, encoded by the coding sequence GTGAGCACCGACGCCGTGCGCGTGTGCGCCGTCGCCGACACGCACGTGCCGGTCCGCGCCCGGGACCTGTCCGTGGAGGTCTGGCAGGCCGTCGCCGCCGCCGACCTGGTGGTCCACGCGGGGGACTGGGTCTCCATCGACCTGCTCGACCGGTTCGAGGACCGCGCGGCCAGGCTGCTGGCCTGCCACGGCAACAACGACCCGCCCGCGCTGGTCGCGCGCGTGCCCGAGGTCGCGCGCGCCGAGGTGGCCGGCGTCCGCCTCGGCGTCGTCCACGAGACCGGCGCCGCGGCCGGGCGCGAGCGCCGCTGCGACGACCGGTTCGACGACCTGGACCTGCTCGTGTTCGGCCACAGCCACGTGCCGTGGGACTCCGTGACGCCGCGGGGTCTGCGCCTGCTGAACCCGGGGTCGCCGACCGACCGGCGACGCATGCCGCGCTGCACCTACCTGACGTTCACGCTGCGCGCGGGCCGGGTGGCGGACGTCGTGCTGCACGAGCTGCCGCTGCGCCTGCCGGCACGTCCGCGCCCCGGCAGCACGAAGGCCTCCGACCCGCGGTGA
- a CDS encoding ABC transporter permease subunit: MATHPTLAGDTTDPSGAAGGPTPGTSGPVVTDHGRRPREPFRVGVLVKIALMAVVNALGVYGILAAWREGHMGILAAMVVLVLVADWVYFSRRTLPLKYVLPGLAFLLVFQVYVVGYTGWVAFTNYGDGHNSTKEQAVEALLIQNERRVEGSATYPLTVIERGGQLGFAIVEDGEAQVGTAEEPLRVDDAATVDDGRVTEVPGATVLSRQEVLARQGDVTKLRVPLSDDPEDGSIRTQDARTGFVSIPSLEWDPEADTMTDVTTGTVYRATSDGTFRSDDGQQLNVGWRVMVGLDNFKTAFADERYAGPFVKILLWTFAFAILSVVSTFLLGLFLAITFNDTRLRGRKIYRTLLIFPYAIPAFLAALLWSGMLNRSYGFINQVLLGGAAIPWLTDPWLAKLSVLGVNLWLGFPYMFLICTGALQSLPADVLEAAKVDGASAMRTWRSVTLPLLLVSTAPLLISSFAFNFNNFTLIYMLTKGGPRFPDASVPLGHTDILISMVYSVSGLDGTAAKNYGLASALSIVIFVIVATISAITFKRTKQFEEIN, encoded by the coding sequence ATGGCCACGCACCCCACCCTCGCCGGTGACACCACGGACCCCTCCGGGGCCGCGGGCGGACCGACCCCCGGGACCTCCGGTCCCGTGGTGACCGACCACGGGCGTCGCCCGCGGGAACCGTTCCGTGTCGGCGTGCTCGTGAAGATCGCGCTCATGGCGGTCGTCAACGCGCTGGGCGTGTACGGGATCCTGGCCGCCTGGCGCGAGGGTCACATGGGGATCCTCGCGGCCATGGTGGTCCTGGTCCTCGTCGCCGACTGGGTGTACTTCTCGCGGCGCACGCTGCCGCTGAAGTACGTCCTGCCCGGCCTGGCGTTCCTGCTCGTGTTCCAGGTCTACGTGGTCGGGTACACGGGATGGGTCGCCTTCACCAACTACGGCGACGGGCACAACTCGACGAAGGAGCAGGCCGTCGAGGCGCTGCTCATCCAGAACGAGCGCCGCGTCGAGGGCTCGGCGACCTACCCCCTCACCGTCATCGAGCGGGGCGGGCAGCTCGGCTTCGCCATCGTCGAGGACGGCGAGGCGCAGGTCGGCACGGCCGAGGAGCCGCTGCGGGTGGACGACGCCGCGACCGTGGACGACGGCCGCGTGACCGAGGTCCCCGGTGCCACCGTGCTCAGCCGGCAGGAGGTCCTCGCGCGCCAGGGTGACGTCACCAAGCTGCGGGTCCCGCTGTCCGACGACCCGGAGGACGGCTCGATCCGGACGCAGGACGCCCGCACCGGCTTCGTGTCCATCCCGTCCCTCGAGTGGGACCCCGAGGCCGACACGATGACCGACGTCACGACGGGCACGGTGTACCGCGCCACGTCGGACGGCACGTTCCGCTCCGACGACGGCCAGCAGCTCAACGTCGGCTGGCGCGTCATGGTCGGCCTGGACAACTTCAAGACCGCCTTCGCGGACGAGCGCTACGCCGGACCGTTCGTGAAGATCCTGCTGTGGACCTTCGCGTTCGCGATCCTGTCCGTCGTCTCGACGTTCCTGCTCGGGCTCTTCCTCGCCATCACGTTCAACGACACGCGGTTGCGCGGCCGCAAGATCTACCGGACGCTGCTGATCTTCCCGTACGCGATCCCGGCCTTCCTCGCCGCTCTGCTGTGGTCCGGCATGCTGAACCGGTCGTACGGCTTCATCAACCAGGTGCTGCTCGGGGGAGCGGCGATCCCGTGGCTCACGGACCCCTGGCTGGCCAAGCTCTCGGTCCTGGGTGTCAACCTGTGGCTCGGCTTCCCGTACATGTTCCTCATCTGCACGGGGGCGCTGCAGTCGCTGCCGGCCGACGTGCTCGAGGCCGCGAAGGTCGACGGGGCCAGCGCGATGCGCACGTGGCGCTCCGTCACGCTGCCGCTGCTGCTGGTCTCGACGGCACCGCTGCTCATCTCGTCGTTCGCGTTCAACTTCAACAACTTCACCCTGATCTACATGCTGACCAAGGGTGGACCGCGGTTCCCCGACGCGTCGGTGCCGCTCGGCCACACCGACATCCTCATCTCGATGGTGTACTCCGTGTCCGGGCTGGACGGGACGGCGGCGAAGAACTACGGGTTGGCGTCAGCGCTGTCCATCGTGATCTTCGTGATCGTCGCGACCATCTCCGCGATCACGTTCAAGCGGACGAAGCAGTTCGAGGAGATCAACTGA
- a CDS encoding DUF1206 domain-containing protein, which produces MTTVATGSRQGAWELGARAGYAASGLVHVLIGVLAVQLAFGSSAGSADQSGAFEKIASSPFGAVVLWFTCVAFLALGAWYAAAAISGAAGGTSERAKAGGKAAVYVALGVTAFAFARGSGSGSGSQTSSVTGELMQAPGGRLLVGAVGVGIVAVGAYHVHKGLTKKFLEDLRRLPAGTTGRVARQAGVVGYTAKGVALGIVGVLFVVAAADANPQEATGLDGALVALRDAPGGPVLLLLVAVGLIAFGAYCGIRARFGRL; this is translated from the coding sequence ATGACCACGGTCGCGACAGGATCCCGCCAGGGGGCGTGGGAGCTGGGGGCACGGGCGGGCTACGCGGCCTCCGGCCTGGTGCACGTGCTGATCGGTGTGCTGGCGGTGCAGCTGGCCTTCGGGTCCTCCGCCGGGAGCGCCGACCAGTCCGGGGCCTTCGAGAAGATCGCGTCCTCCCCGTTCGGGGCGGTGGTGCTGTGGTTCACGTGCGTGGCGTTCCTGGCGCTCGGCGCCTGGTACGCGGCCGCGGCCATCAGCGGCGCCGCGGGCGGGACGTCGGAGCGGGCGAAGGCCGGCGGCAAGGCCGCGGTGTACGTCGCTCTCGGCGTCACCGCGTTCGCCTTCGCGCGCGGGTCGGGCTCCGGCAGCGGCAGCCAGACGTCGAGCGTGACGGGCGAGCTCATGCAGGCGCCGGGCGGCCGGCTGCTCGTCGGCGCTGTCGGCGTCGGCATCGTGGCCGTGGGTGCCTACCACGTGCACAAGGGCCTGACGAAGAAGTTCCTCGAGGACCTGCGGCGGCTGCCTGCCGGGACCACGGGACGGGTGGCGCGCCAGGCGGGCGTCGTCGGCTACACCGCGAAGGGCGTCGCGCTGGGCATCGTGGGCGTGCTGTTCGTCGTGGCCGCCGCGGACGCCAACCCGCAGGAGGCGACCGGCCTGGACGGGGCGCTGGTGGCGCTGCGCGACGCGCCGGGTGGTCCGGTGCTGCTCCTGCTGGTCGCCGTGGGCCTGATCGCGTTCGGGGCGTACTGCGGCATCCGGGCACGGTTCGGGCGCCTCTGA
- the dnaG gene encoding DNA primase, protein MAGRILREDVEAVRERVHIEEVVGAHVALRPAGVGSLKGLCPFHDERSPSFHVRPQVGRYHCFGCGEGGDVIAFVQKVDGLGFTDAVEYLASRAGMQLRYEEGGGPSRPGEEPGRRRRLLDAHRIAEEFYREQLVQPQAAAARAFLAERGFDRSAADDFGVGFAPQGWDALLRHLRGRGFTEAELTASGLVSQGQRGIYDRFRGRLVWPIREVTGETVGFGARRLFDEDNGPKYLNTPETPLYRKSHVLYGIDLAKREIAREKQVVVVEGYTDVMAMHLSGVRTAVATCGTAFGPDHARIVRRLVGDSGGAAGVQLAGGSSVGGEIVFTFDGDAAGQKAALRAFGEDQALTAQTFVAVEPSGMDPCDLRQARGPDAVRALVSSRQPLFEFVIRSTLAAHDLRTAEGRVAALRATAPVVAGIRDSALRPEYERLLAGWLGMDDVTGVRRAVADAARRGPRPGARPTERDAGRRSGEAGPTPVPVARMAAPDRRDPVAQVERTALEVVLQHPTLVPPEFDQLAPDACTAPAYRAVHEAVRAAGGVAAAQGVVAAGGGTAWVGAVIDEAAEPVHALLTELSVAPLPEDRPDALPAYVRGVVLRLVDIGITRRIADVRGRLQRLGADADPAEQRALLGELMELEAQRRSLRSA, encoded by the coding sequence GTGGCCGGACGGATTCTGCGGGAGGACGTGGAGGCCGTCCGTGAGCGTGTGCACATCGAGGAGGTCGTCGGCGCGCACGTGGCGCTGCGGCCCGCGGGTGTCGGCTCCCTGAAGGGCCTGTGCCCCTTCCACGACGAGCGGTCGCCGTCGTTCCACGTGCGCCCCCAGGTGGGCCGGTACCACTGCTTCGGGTGCGGTGAGGGCGGCGACGTCATCGCGTTCGTCCAGAAGGTCGACGGCCTGGGGTTCACGGACGCCGTGGAGTACCTGGCCTCACGGGCGGGCATGCAGCTGCGGTACGAGGAGGGCGGAGGCCCGTCGCGCCCCGGCGAGGAGCCCGGACGGCGTCGGCGTCTGCTCGACGCGCACCGCATCGCCGAGGAGTTCTACCGCGAGCAGCTCGTGCAGCCGCAGGCAGCCGCCGCCCGGGCCTTCCTCGCCGAGCGGGGCTTCGACCGCTCCGCCGCCGACGACTTCGGTGTCGGGTTCGCCCCGCAGGGCTGGGACGCGCTGCTGCGGCACCTGCGCGGGCGGGGGTTCACCGAGGCCGAGCTGACGGCCTCCGGGCTCGTCAGCCAGGGCCAGCGGGGCATCTACGACCGGTTCCGCGGCCGCCTGGTGTGGCCCATCCGCGAGGTCACGGGGGAGACGGTCGGGTTCGGCGCCCGGCGCCTCTTCGACGAGGACAACGGCCCGAAGTACCTCAACACCCCCGAGACGCCGCTGTACCGCAAGTCCCACGTGCTCTACGGCATCGACCTGGCGAAGCGGGAGATCGCCCGCGAGAAGCAGGTGGTCGTGGTCGAGGGCTACACCGACGTGATGGCCATGCACCTGTCCGGGGTGCGCACCGCGGTCGCCACGTGCGGCACGGCGTTCGGGCCGGACCACGCCCGGATCGTGCGGCGCCTCGTCGGTGACTCCGGCGGTGCCGCCGGCGTGCAGCTCGCGGGCGGCTCGTCCGTGGGCGGCGAGATCGTCTTCACGTTCGACGGCGACGCCGCCGGCCAGAAGGCCGCCCTGCGCGCGTTCGGCGAGGACCAGGCGCTCACCGCCCAGACGTTCGTCGCCGTCGAGCCGTCCGGCATGGACCCGTGCGACCTGCGCCAGGCCCGTGGGCCGGACGCCGTGCGTGCGCTCGTGTCCTCCCGGCAGCCGCTGTTCGAGTTCGTCATCCGCTCGACGCTCGCCGCGCACGACCTGCGGACCGCCGAGGGGCGCGTGGCGGCCCTGCGTGCCACGGCTCCGGTCGTGGCGGGGATCCGCGACTCCGCCCTGCGCCCGGAGTACGAGCGCCTGCTGGCGGGCTGGTTGGGCATGGACGACGTCACGGGGGTGCGCCGTGCCGTCGCCGACGCCGCCCGCCGCGGGCCGCGGCCGGGCGCGCGACCGACGGAGCGCGACGCGGGACGCCGGTCCGGGGAGGCGGGACCGACACCCGTGCCCGTGGCGCGCATGGCGGCACCGGACCGGAGGGACCCCGTCGCCCAGGTGGAGCGGACGGCGCTCGAGGTGGTCCTGCAGCACCCGACGCTGGTCCCGCCGGAGTTCGACCAGCTCGCACCGGACGCCTGCACCGCACCGGCCTACCGGGCGGTGCACGAGGCCGTGCGCGCGGCTGGGGGCGTCGCGGCCGCGCAGGGGGTCGTGGCCGCGGGCGGCGGGACGGCGTGGGTCGGGGCCGTGATCGACGAGGCCGCCGAGCCCGTGCACGCGCTGCTGACCGAGCTGTCGGTCGCGCCCCTGCCCGAGGACCGACCCGACGCCCTGCCGGCGTACGTGCGCGGCGTGGTGCTGCGCCTGGTGGACATCGGGATCACGCGCCGCATCGCGGACGTCCGGGGCAGGTTGCAGCGCCTGGGCGCCGACGCCGACCCCGCCGAGCAGCGCGCCCTGCTGGGTGAGCTCATGGAGCTCGAGGCACAGCGCCGGTCGTTGCGCAGCGCCTGA
- a CDS encoding YciI family protein — MEYLLFICTDPEGEQPAPDDLTIEQWGADVDARGIWRHGDRLRPVEAATTVRRRGDRVVLTDGPFAETREQIAGYDVIEAADLDEALAVAAAHPMARAGRIEVRPVWPLDAGD, encoded by the coding sequence ATGGAGTACCTGCTCTTCATCTGCACCGACCCCGAGGGTGAGCAGCCCGCACCCGACGACCTGACGATCGAGCAGTGGGGCGCCGACGTGGACGCCCGCGGCATCTGGCGGCACGGCGACCGGCTGCGTCCCGTCGAGGCGGCCACGACGGTCCGCCGCCGGGGCGACCGGGTCGTCCTGACCGACGGACCGTTCGCCGAGACCCGTGAGCAGATCGCGGGGTACGACGTCATCGAGGCCGCGGACCTGGACGAGGCCCTGGCGGTCGCCGCGGCGCACCCCATGGCCCGCGCCGGGCGGATCGAGGTCCGGCCCGTCTGGCCGCTGGACGCCGGCGACTGA
- a CDS encoding BldC family transcriptional regulator — translation MAVHTPANEAPLTQGSLLTPGEVAVLFRVDPKTVTRWAQAGKLSAVRTLGGHRRFHEAEVRQLLTGVPQQRAGE, via the coding sequence ATGGCTGTTCACACGCCTGCCAACGAGGCCCCGCTCACGCAGGGCAGCCTGCTCACCCCGGGCGAGGTCGCGGTGCTGTTCCGGGTCGACCCGAAGACCGTGACCCGCTGGGCCCAGGCCGGCAAGCTCTCCGCGGTCCGCACCCTCGGCGGCCACCGCCGTTTCCACGAGGCGGAGGTCCGGCAGCTCCTGACGGGCGTCCCGCAGCAGCGCGCGGGGGAGTGA